The sequence ATAGTTGTGTTAATTCAGCTTTTAgtgtcaaatatattaataatgttttggtGACTCAATATTTCTAAACGATACATATTTCaacataaacttttttatttatttgttgtaataataatttacaaattaaaatagtacATATAACTCATGTTTCCTCAAGAGAATAGAGTGTAATATACCTACGAGTATACTTTCATTTAAAGGGAGACAAATTATTATGCGTTCAGTTCAATGATCGTGGTTTATCCACTTAATATTCTCAGGAGTGCAGCAGTGAGCAGCACATCAATAAAAGTTGAAGATGCAACGGTCCCGCTCAAATCATTGAAGGATATCCCGGGTCCACCGTCACTGCCTATTATTGGGCCTCTGCACAACTTCTTACCAGGAGGTCAGTCCAAAATACCATTAATTGTTATCTAAGTTTGGTTTACCTATCAAAAAAAATTCTGACTAGGATTTTctccttaaaaatatatcagtcgcagctcggagtcgagattttggcggtgtgatatctcCGTACCTCGGAAAGCACATAGAACCGTTGgtccttttttttttcttttttttttttttttgttttcgcggagaaagtgccttatgactaccgcccagccttcgggggcgactgagcggttatgttggggtcaccgtgccttacggcccggcgttgagccacccggatttgatcttgaccttcgggtgaccgccgggcccagtccctaacctatgtacacgcacggcataccaactaaaactccgcggtggccgtcttcggcgcattagggacgactgtgggcttcctcggactgaaatgtttaagttttcgcccgcagtcgtccctgcgcgatgccgcctgttgcggcccgtctcctatgggggggctcagaagcccccgcgtaaccgaaggacgctctcggcgtcaacggcaacATGAgacctaccttccacgctgccgtccatctcgggggtcatcacaatgtgcgagatgtgcacaacgtacactaagggcggacggcccccagccgcccgccgacgaccccccgatggcccctattagtcgccttttacgacaggcaggggataccgtggtggaattctccaaacgcccccattccacagggcggagaaccattggtcctgcgcctagTCATATCGCATTTCcctctcaccgaactatgagtgtgaaggaacagagagttcaCCTGTGTATTGTACACACACACGTGCACGACgataatatctcctgcgcacctgactaatctccgttgagatagGCCGCCATAACCGAAATTCAgttaggagggattcattcattagtttccatgtaatatttttgttagtttaatCTTGTTGACACCAATTAACAACATACGAAGTTACTTAAAGCATTTCAATAATGTCAATAGTTTCATAAAATTGCCTACCTTCGGGAATACAAATTCTAAATCAACGTAGAGGCAGGGTGGGACGATGttgcggcaccgcgcaggggcggctgcggtcgcagactagacacttcaacgtcagaggaagccggcagccgtccctaatgcgccgaagagggccaccgcggagttttagctggtaggccgtgcatggGTTAAGTTATATATAGGGTTGGGGACTCgtcccggcggtcgcccgaaggtcaccatcaaatccgggcggctcaacgccgggccgtaaggcacggttaccccagcataaccgctcagtcgccccccacgaaagctgggcggtagtaatatgggactttctccgcgaaacgaaaaaaaaaagggTGGGACGATGTTACTATGGTATCAGAATCTTCAATCACCTAgttattcacttttttaacgcCAAAATTGCGCATCAGTTAAACTAAGTATAGCATAATTGCCAAAGAGGAAACTACGTACTGTGACGAAGGTATCCAGCGTAGCATTGCCATCGCAATGTTGTACTCTGCTACTATTATAATACGGTATATTAAAGATCATCAGAGTTTACGAGAGTAAAGACACAGAAAAACTTATATATTGCTCAAACACTTGTGAACTTTACTATCTCctacgtacctggctgatctccgttgagattggaagccgtggccgaaatttcagtaggagggattcattaatTGGATTCCATGTAATATGTTTGTCTTGTCTTATGTTAGTCTTGTTCTCAACAATTAACAGCATACGAAGTTACTTAACGCATTTCAATGacgtttacaatttaataacattgCCTACCTGTGGGAAAACAAATTCTATATCCACCGAGAGGGCGGGTGGGGCGATTGTACTATGGTATCAGAATCTTCAATTACCTTGTTATTCACTTTTGGTAAGGCCAAAATAACGTATCAATTGAACTATATCATAATTGCTGAACAAGAAACATACATGCAATAACTACATTCATACCACATACAGTGACGTAAGTATCCAGCGCAGCCCATGCAATGTTGTACTCTGCTGCTATCACAATACGGTATATTCAGGATTATTAAATCATCGCCACAATTTAGACTCTTAAGATCTTCTGGCAATGAGTGCAAATAAACTTGAATAGTCCAAAGGtcaaacattcaaaaaaatatacattcaatGTCTCGCGAATCattaatgcaaatataataaattctttacttCCATATGTGAAATAGGTAAGATCACCAATACATAAGAATGTTATACTggtaagttttcttaatttcatTTGGGTTCAAGAGTTTATAAAAGATTTCCTTATTACATAACTTTGTGAAAGACAACAATCTAATTgacgatgaaaataaaaaaaataaaacaatatataatatattgatgttttgcttTTTCGTTTAGTTATCTATCTGAGGCGATTTTGTTTCGTCATCATGACCGTTGCTGGTTTTTTGTTCACGGACACTACACGTGCTCAATTTATGATTATTGTCTACgcaccaggggccttattatCTATGTTACGCATTACTATGGCCGTCATTTTCTCGTTTAATCgctattttcaacaaaaaaccGCAATCCCTTTttgatctatcttaaaaatggaccaatcagaacaaagttttttttacatgctcACGACATATGAGTTATTTTCTTTGCTTctttctcggaatcggattaaagattgagattgggatcttttattgaaaatggctataagcaattggcatacagaataacttcttcttcttcttcagccttcatCTACCCAATGCTGAGTAAAAGGCCTCTTCTATATTTCGCCAACTAGTGCAGTCTTGAGCTTTCCGCATCCAGTCTTTCCTGGCCGTCCGAATGAACTCCTGATTCCTGAccattaacaaaatcaaactaatttaaaaaaatagtcttaCGGAGGCAATCTCATAATTTGTTTCAGTTGCTATCACAAGATTAGACTCTTCTTTTCCCCATACCCTTAGAACTTACATATTAAACCTAGCGTTTATCCCGTTAGGGGATAATAGATGAGTTtacttctttttaaaaatgtctgGACATTGTTTTCGTCGATGaactacaaatattatataatacaattaattgtataaaaataacgtaataaaatactttttcacaatttattattcttcTTGAGAGTAAATCTCTACAATAAGCATTTCATGAATGCTGTATTTTCATGATCTTTTGGGGTtatttacttcccattgtggaATATTGTGCGGAAGAAGTGGATACACATCTTATTAAAATGCACAAAATTATATGCACCAATACCACTGTACTTACGATATAGCGTATAACATAATTTGTTGTATTCGTTGGTTACAGGTATGTTCTATAATGTGAAAGGTATAGagctcaataaaaaaatgtacgaaGTGTATGGACCTATTGTGAGGTTGGACTCAATGCTGGGCATGAACTTAATAGTAGCTCTGTACGACGCTGAGAGTACGGCCCAAGTAAGAAATATTCTAATGAAAAGTTGgcataataacaataatattatttgaatatgtcTTCTGGAGTAAggatcgccggagtccgatggatgagtgCGGCcgagaaccggtccctgtggcgctcaatgggggaggcctatgtccagcactggatgattcccggctgaaatgatgatgatgatgtcttctgggatttattttaatactttattttattaaagttattgaaCACTAAATATCGCCGtatagcattattttttttgacgaAAGACTGAACTGGCGGCTCAGCGtaacaataatacaattattattaaaaatataaaattaactaattcagatgttttttttttctaggtatatatagtattaaataataatgtagtcTGCTTAAATAGCAGTAACTAACatagttccaaattcaaaatatacctacttaaattaatatatttttaggtctTTCGCGGCGAGAATTGGATGCCTGTTCGGCCCGGATTCCCTTCACTGGAATATTATAGGAAAAATTATAAGCACAGAAACGAAGAATCGTCTAAACCAACTGGACTTATCACTGAGTAATATTCAATAGTTTACTTTGAAATTACACCATCCATAAAGGCTCATTATTGCTGTATTTATTCAGTCACTTACATCTAAACACCcatctttaatattaaacaatttggCATAGCTTTCTATCTCTCTTCTTCCTCCTatctatattgtaataatatgcaCATTACTTGCACCAGACATTTCATACCgaaacaataaagaaattaaggGCAAACAATAGTGAATACCTAgtgtaaatttatatgtattataatcaattaCTATTTCAGTCATTTAGAGCCATGGAAGGAGTTCCGCTCTGCTATGAATCCCGTGTTGATGCAACCGAAAACTATCAGACTGTACACAAATGCGATAGATCAGGTCGCCCAAGACATGATCTCCAGGTAATACACCTTATCTCTCCAGCATTTATGTTAAAAGAGCAAAGACTATGATTAACTTTCTCATACACAAGAGGATTTGAGtgatgtttatataataaccaGAACTTTTTccgtataaaattatacttataatatcagccctgtattatatacttgcccactgctgagcacgggcctcctctactactgagagggattaggccttagtccaccacgctggcctagtgcggattggtagacttcacacaccttcgaaattcctatagaggaacttctcagatgtgcaggtttcctcacgatgttttccttcaccgttaaagcgaacgataaattcacaaagaatacacacatgattttagaaaagtcagaggtgtgtgcccttgggatttgaacctgcggacattcgtctcggcagaccgttccatacccaactaggctatcgtcgcttataaaaaaaaataaaataataataataataaaattatacttacctcaaacaaaatatttaaaaaaatgagtaaATTAAACTATTGGCTTAGAAAAAATTAATAAGCATATGACTTCTcatgtaatgatttattttgattcgaCAGAATGAAATCAACGCGAGATGAAAATAACATGCTTCGTGGACAATTCGACATAGAAATGAATTTGTGGGCCTTGGAGTCGATTGCTGTGGTTGCTCTGGGCACTCGGCTGAACTGCTTCGATCCGAACCTGGCCGAGGACTCGCCAGCAAAGAGACTCATCCACCGCGTTAATGACTTTTTCAATTACGCTGAGGCTTTGGACTACAAGCCATCcttatggaaatatatttccacgCCTACGTTAAAAAAAGCGATTGAAACTTATGAGGATCTTGAAAagtaagataaataataaaatataattcctttATAAGAATAACTCGTAATCGATAATTGCTGACGATATGTAATTTCAGTTTCTTTTAtcttagtataataaaattatctttgaattctattttttacagcttaacgaaatattttatacaaaaagcaATGgaagaattgaaaaaaaatggaGGAAAATCTAATGACGAAAAGGGTGTGCTTGAAAAGCTGTTGGAAATTAATGAAGAATTTGCGTACATTATGGCGGCCGACATGTTGTTTGCTGGTGTTGATACGGTAATACACTATGCATATTGGGTGTTATCTAACCAATGTAAACACAGCCGATACTGACTTTTTcttgtttcttaaattataacacaTGGGTCATAGACCCAGGCTCTCTAATTTGATAGCAGTCTCAGAGACCGAATCTAATAAACCTATATTATTAATGACATGGCCGTAAGAAATGAACTTAAATGTGCCCAAACTAACTCTCAAAAtgccataataaatataatttacatttcccCATTATTATATGCTTTACCATAACTgattaatgaaaacaataaacttCCGTATGAAGACTGCCACCACTATGATGGGGACGTTGTACCTCCTGGCAAAAAACCCAGATAAGCAGCAAAAACTACGAGAGGAAGTTATGTCGAAGTCAGATAAGAAACCATACATGAGGGCATGCATTAAAGAGTCGATAAGATTGATGCCAGTTATATCTGGTAACTTCAGAAAGACGACCAAAGACTACAATATTCTCGGATATCACATACCAAAAGAAGTAAGTTGTCATGTTCccatttaattgtataaaataataatatagataaaaaaaaataaagtacatataCAACTGAAGTAATTAGTCCGCCATTCTGActtgcaattttgtttttttttttattttaaactaggttacgctcgcggcttcactcgcgCGAAAAATATTTGCGTGATAAAGGTCCCGCCATACATTTTCCTGAGTTAGATAGTAGcgtatgtccttcccagggtcacaACCTATcttcatgccaaattttatcaaaattcgttGGGTCGTTTTTGAGTTAAACACGTTTaggtagacagatgcagcggtggactttgttttataatatattaacttaataaccttgggaaggttataggctacttttatcccagaaaactccttcacacggacgaagccacgtgcaaaagctagtaatattataaatatgtaacaatattgccataaattactttataaagattttatattcacaGACATATGTCGTTTCCATGCACCATAATATGTCTCTAAACGAAGAAAACTTCCCGAGAGCCACTGAATTCATCCCAGAACGTTGGATAGTCGATAAAGCCGACCCGCTTTACCACGGAAACGCGCATCCTTTTGCCTATGCTCCATTTGGCTTTGGAGTGCGCATGTGCATAGGTAAATAGTCACAAACATAT is a genomic window of Manduca sexta isolate Smith_Timp_Sample1 chromosome 22, JHU_Msex_v1.0, whole genome shotgun sequence containing:
- the LOC115455134 gene encoding cytochrome P450 CYP12A2; translated protein: MYSTKIRILNSELGVLQKQILRSAAVSSTSIKVEDATVPLKSLKDIPGPPSLPIIGPLHNFLPGGMFYNVKGIELNKKMYEVYGPIVRLDSMLGMNLIVALYDAESTAQVFRGENWMPVRPGFPSLEYYRKNYKHRNEESSKPTGLITDHLEPWKEFRSAMNPVLMQPKTIRLYTNAIDQVAQDMISRMKSTRDENNMLRGQFDIEMNLWALESIAVVALGTRLNCFDPNLAEDSPAKRLIHRVNDFFNYAEALDYKPSLWKYISTPTLKKAIETYEDLENLTKYFIQKAMEELKKNGGKSNDEKGVLEKLLEINEEFAYIMAADMLFAGVDTTATTMMGTLYLLAKNPDKQQKLREEVMSKSDKKPYMRACIKESIRLMPVISGNFRKTTKDYNILGYHIPKETYVVSMHHNMSLNEENFPRATEFIPERWIVDKADPLYHGNAHPFAYAPFGFGVRMCIGRRIAELEVESFLARIVENFKVEWFGPPPKVVQAALNYVRGPFNYVFKDL